In a genomic window of Bradyrhizobium sp. LLZ17:
- a CDS encoding DUF2267 domain-containing protein, giving the protein MDELIGRLATNASIDSAVAEKTVGIILGFLRSEGPSDSVQALIDHIPGADAAIEASRSGGGLSRLMGGGLMAVGTRLMGLGLGMSDIQTIARELFRFGRDKIGADQMGKIIAETPGLSQFA; this is encoded by the coding sequence ATGGACGAGCTGATCGGGCGGCTGGCGACAAACGCCAGCATAGATAGTGCTGTCGCTGAAAAGACCGTCGGCATTATCCTGGGTTTCCTCCGCAGCGAAGGTCCTTCCGACAGCGTCCAGGCTCTGATCGACCATATCCCCGGTGCAGATGCTGCCATCGAGGCCTCCAGGAGCGGCGGCGGACTGTCGCGGCTGATGGGCGGCGGACTGATGGCGGTGGGCACGCGCCTGATGGGCCTGGGACTTGGCATGTCCGACATTCAAACGATTGCCCGTGAACTTTTCCGGTTCGGCCGAGACAAAATCGGAGCGGATCAGATGGGCAAGATCATCGCGGAGACGCCGGGCCTCAGCCAGTTCGCCTGA
- a CDS encoding DUF4332 domain-containing protein produces MTYPISEIEGLPAFAANKLKAQGIRTTSALLEAASTAKGRKTLSAKTGISEQQLLEWANVSDYMRIPGMGRAKVGLVRAAGVTTVRELSYRNPARLAQSMREANEKRKLVRILPSEKSVGDIIAKAKKLAPKITY; encoded by the coding sequence ATGACATATCCCATCTCCGAGATTGAGGGCCTGCCGGCCTTTGCCGCAAACAAGCTGAAGGCCCAGGGTATTCGCACCACCAGCGCGCTGCTGGAAGCCGCGAGCACCGCCAAGGGCCGCAAGACGCTGTCGGCCAAGACCGGCATCAGCGAGCAGCAACTGCTGGAATGGGCCAACGTCTCCGACTACATGCGCATTCCCGGCATGGGCAGGGCCAAGGTCGGCCTGGTCCGTGCCGCCGGCGTCACGACCGTGCGCGAACTTTCCTATCGCAATCCCGCGCGGCTCGCCCAGAGCATGCGGGAGGCGAACGAGAAGAGGAAACTCGTCCGCATCCTGCCCTCGGAAAAATCGGTCGGCGACATCATCGCCAAGGCGAAGAAGCTGGCGCCGAAGATTACGTATTAA